The sequence below is a genomic window from Nitrospira sp..
CCGCAGGAGACTTGTCCAGGAGATGGATTGTTGCCGCGTGAAGCGGTCGTTGATCATTTCCATCGTGGGCATGCGCCCGCGAATGATCCGCTCCTGGCTGGTGAGGCTGTAGGTTTTGACGCCGCCCGGATCTTCCTCCTCTTTTGGAGCCGTTTCGACCTCGCCGGACATGACGCCGCCCATCAAGGCGTCAATTTCTTCCTGGGAGAGTATCTTGTCCATAAGATCCTCGGCGCGGGCCGTTCAGCTACTGGATGACGAATTCCGTGAAGTAGGTCGATTTGACCGATTTTTTCGGCAGCAGGCCGTTGATGCGCTCCGTGATATCCTCCCGTAGCTTGTGTTTTCCTTGGGGGGAACGGGCCGTCGCCGAATCCAGACTGGTCAGGAGAACGAGGATGGCATCGCGAATCTGTGGCGTGCGGGCCTTGATCTGCTCGACCGTATTAGAATTGTCCGTTTCCACTTTGAGCGTCACCTTGAGGTAGCGGATTTCTGGTGAATCCGCGAGATTCACGATGAAGGGGTCCAGGTCGGCAATGACGCTGGCATCTGCCGCCGCGCCATGTTCCCCGCCCTTCTCTTCCGGTGCCCCATGCCCTGCCGTCTTGTCCCCCGCGCCTTCGGCCTGTGGCTTTTCTGCGCTTGACCCGCCCATCATCTTGAACATCGCGAACGCGCCACCCAACGCCAGGACAAGGACTCCGGCGACGATGATGATCACCATCTTCATGGGCATACCTGCCGGTGCCGCTGCGGGCGCCTTTTCTTCTGCTGCATCTGACATACGGACCTCCTGCGGACAGTGATTGCCGGTGCAGGTCAGTTGTGCAATGCATATGCCACGCGCCGGACGCGATCATCCGTCGGGAGTGCCTAGTCCGCGCGGAAGATCACGTGATAAGACAATGAGTTGAGTCCCGACGCTGCTGCGGAACTCGGGCGTTGAACGAAGGCCCCGCGCGCTTGTCACGCGGGTGACAGCGTGGTGAGGAGCATCGACAGTTTGTTGACGAGGGTGTGAAACGGAGAGAATCGACGCGAGCCGTGTCTCTAGGCAGAAATTGCCGGGACGGGATCCGGCGCGGCCGATGGGCGGCCGCGCCGGACCTCTCACCGGTTAGCGTTTCAGGTTCACGAGTTCCTGCAACATTTCATCGCTGGTCGTGATCGCCCGAGAATTGGCTTGAAACGCCCGTTGCGTGATGATCATGTCGACGAACTCTTTGCCGAGGTCCACGTTGGACTGTTCCACGGTTCCCGAGAGGACCCGGCCGAGGCCGTTGATCGTCGGCGCTCCGGCCAATGCGGCGCCGGACTGGACGGTCTCCAGGAAGTGATTGTCTCCGACATTCGCCAATCCATCGGGATTGGTAAAGCGGCTCAAGACCACTTGCGCCAGGGCGCGGGTTTGTCCGTTTGTAAACTGCGCCATCACCTTGCCGTCCTTATCGACGCTGATGCGATCGAGTGTGCCGGAGGAATAGCCGTTTTGAGTCTGGCTTTGCACGCCGGAGGCGGCTCCGAATTGCGTGAGCGACGCCAGATTCACCGAGATGCTCTGTGGCGTCGTGGCGCCATTCGTCAGCGCGGCAGTGATGGTCTGTGTCCCGCCTGCCGTGAGGGCACCGCTCGCATTAAACGTCATATTGGTTTGCGCAGTGGCCGCGCCACCATCGATTTGGGAATAGACGCCCCAAGCATTTGCGGCGGTTTTCCGGAAATATAACTGCATCTGGTGTGTATTGCCGAGGGAATCATAAAAGGTCATCCCCGTGGAGAAATTATACGACGTGGTGTCGGTGGTGGCGAATGCCGCCGTTGGCGCGGTGCCATTTGCGTCTAGGTTTCCGAGGATGGTGGCGGTGGTGGTGGACTGCGGTGGGACGGCACTCGACGTCAACGTGATTCCGCCGATCGTGCTGGTGATATTGCCTATTGAATCGGCCTGGTATCCCTGCAAGAGTGCGCCGCTCGCATCGACCACCTGTCCTAAATTGTCGACCTTGAATTGCCCGTCTCTTGTATAAAACTTCGCGCCGGAAGCATTTCGCACCTGGTAAAAGCCGTTTCCGTCGATCGCTAGATCGAAGGTATTGCCGGTGGTGGTCATCGACCCCTGCGAAAAATTTCTCTGTACGTCGTTCATGTATACGCCGAGCCCGATCTGACTGCCTCCGGCGCCGCCTCCCATGCTGGACGAAATCAAATCCGAAAAGGTGGCCCGGCTCGATTTAAATCCCGCCGTCCCCACGTTGGCGATGTTATTGCCGATGACACCCATGGCGTTCCCGTATGAACTCAATCCGGTCACCGCGGTGAACATCGATGTCAAAATGCCCATGTCTTCGTCCTCCTTGTTGCCGTGACGTCGCGCAACCGCCCGACGTCGTTACAAATCTGTGCGTACCCGGCTAGGCTGCCGCGGTTTTCTCGGTCTGGGTGGTCGTGGCGGCGGTGCCTTGAGCCGCCTCCTGAAGCGCTACACTCTTCTCCATCAATGTCACCATCTTGGACATTTGTTCTAACTGAGAGAACTGCGCCGTTTGTGCGATGAATGCGTCGTTCTCCAATGGTTTCAGAGGGTCTTGATTTTGAAGCTGCGTCATGAGCAACTTGAGAAAATCATCCTGTCCGAGCGTTTTCGATCCAGTAGTCGGAGTGGATGAATCCGTCGTCGGCGCCTGCGTAATCACTTTGCTGATATCCATAAAGTCCTCCCACGTTACGCAAAAAAACTCACACGTTCATTGGATCCGGCCGTTCGCTCCCCCCTCGCCCCGCGTTCCTCCTCTCGCGACGCAGTCTGGGACAGCGTCGGATTCGAAGGACGCCCTTGCTGTTGCGGCTGTTGTTGGAACATCCACGCGTTGTCTCCCCGCCCTTGCTGCTGATCCACCGTCACCCGCAACATGCCCATCTCCAGTCCGGTCGTGCGCAGGGAAGATTCAAGTGATTGCCCCTGTTGCAGCAGCCCCTGGCCCAATTCACCATGCTCCGTCCTGATGTGGGCATGCACTGTCTGATCGTT
It includes:
- a CDS encoding flagellar hook protein FlgE, whose translation is MGILTSMFTAVTGLSSYGNAMGVIGNNIANVGTAGFKSSRATFSDLISSSMGGGAGGSQIGLGVYMNDVQRNFSQGSMTTTGNTFDLAIDGNGFYQVRNASGAKFYTRDGQFKVDNLGQVVDASGALLQGYQADSIGNITSTIGGITLTSSAVPPQSTTTATILGNLDANGTAPTAAFATTDTTSYNFSTGMTFYDSLGNTHQMQLYFRKTAANAWGVYSQIDGGAATAQTNMTFNASGALTAGGTQTITAALTNGATTPQSISVNLASLTQFGAASGVQSQTQNGYSSGTLDRISVDKDGKVMAQFTNGQTRALAQVVLSRFTNPDGLANVGDNHFLETVQSGAALAGAPTINGLGRVLSGTVEQSNVDLGKEFVDMIITQRAFQANSRAITTSDEMLQELVNLKR
- a CDS encoding flagellar basal body-associated FliL family protein — encoded protein: MSDAAEEKAPAAAPAGMPMKMVIIIVAGVLVLALGGAFAMFKMMGGSSAEKPQAEGAGDKTAGHGAPEEKGGEHGAAADASVIADLDPFIVNLADSPEIRYLKVTLKVETDNSNTVEQIKARTPQIRDAILVLLTSLDSATARSPQGKHKLREDITERINGLLPKKSVKSTYFTEFVIQ